The Deinococcus planocerae genome contains a region encoding:
- a CDS encoding Gfo/Idh/MocA family protein, with amino-acid sequence MTQLPGTQVLNVGIIGAGAISSRHYEGYRLAGANVVAFADPSEATRLRREEEWQARGYADFEAMLEREAIQAVSICTPNAFHAPAALAALGRGIHVLCEKPLSLDLAACDAMITAAREAGVVLQTNHHLRSNPLVETAKRLIDEGRIGRVTFMRLRQAHDWGGAPEVRGAFGSLAASGGGTLLDNGCHLMDLARYLGGEVRAVFARMNTLKFDIEVEDTAVANLEFESGALASVETAWTATGWEESFAVYGTAGALECSNRLGKPRLRHLHRTFDFGGWGEGDETWYDAANPGNAHVRSVGHFVASVREGRPVICTGEDGRESVRLVLGGYESARSGLPVEL; translated from the coding sequence ATGACCCAGCTCCCGGGGACCCAGGTCCTGAACGTCGGCATCATCGGGGCGGGGGCGATCTCGTCGCGGCATTACGAGGGCTACCGGCTGGCGGGGGCGAACGTGGTGGCCTTCGCCGACCCCAGCGAGGCGACCCGCCTGAGGCGCGAGGAGGAGTGGCAGGCGCGCGGCTACGCGGACTTCGAGGCGATGCTCGAGCGCGAGGCCATCCAGGCGGTGAGCATCTGCACGCCGAACGCCTTCCACGCGCCCGCCGCGCTCGCCGCCCTGGGGCGGGGCATCCACGTCCTGTGCGAGAAGCCACTCTCTCTGGACCTCGCCGCCTGCGACGCGATGATCACGGCGGCGCGGGAGGCGGGGGTGGTCCTCCAGACGAACCACCACCTGCGCTCGAACCCGCTGGTGGAGACGGCCAAGCGCCTCATCGACGAGGGGCGGATCGGGCGGGTGACCTTCATGCGGCTGCGGCAGGCCCACGACTGGGGCGGGGCGCCCGAGGTGCGGGGGGCTTTTGGGAGCCTGGCGGCGAGCGGCGGCGGCACCCTGCTCGACAACGGCTGTCATCTGATGGACCTCGCGCGTTACCTGGGGGGCGAGGTGCGCGCCGTGTTCGCCCGCATGAACACGCTAAAGTTCGACATCGAGGTGGAGGACACCGCCGTCGCCAACCTGGAGTTCGAAAGCGGGGCGCTGGCGAGCGTGGAGACCGCGTGGACCGCGACCGGGTGGGAGGAGAGCTTCGCGGTGTACGGCACGGCGGGGGCGCTGGAGTGCAGCAACCGGCTCGGCAAGCCGCGGCTGCGCCACCTCCACCGGACCTTCGACTTCGGAGGCTGGGGCGAGGGCGACGAGACGTGGTACGACGCGGCGAACCCGGGGAACGCGCACGTCCGCAGCGTAGGGCACTTCGTCGCGTCGGTGCGTGAGGGAAGGCCCGTGATCTGCACCGGCGAGGACGGGCGAGAGAGCGTGCGGCTGGTGCTCGGCGGCTACGAGAGCGCGCGCAGCGGCCTCCCCGTGGAGCTGTAG
- a CDS encoding ThuA domain-containing protein: MTQPRVTIWNEFRHEHENPAVRAIYPGGIHGAIAEGLRAQGLGEVRTATLDEPEHGLTREVLDSTDVLVWWGHKAHGAVQDEVVDRVVDRVWDGMGLIVLHSGHFSKPFKRLMGTSCDLKWREATDKERLWVVNPAHPIAQGVGEYLELPAEEMYGEHFDIPAPDELIFVSWFTGGEVFRSGCTFTRGSGKIFYFRPGHETYPTYHHEGVLRVIANGARWAAPTASAPRAFGNRRPLEVLPERGLPERAGEGA; the protein is encoded by the coding sequence ATGACCCAGCCACGCGTCACCATCTGGAACGAGTTTCGCCACGAGCACGAGAATCCCGCCGTCCGGGCAATCTATCCGGGGGGCATCCACGGGGCCATCGCCGAGGGCTTGCGCGCCCAGGGTCTCGGGGAGGTCCGCACCGCCACCCTCGACGAGCCCGAGCACGGCCTGACCCGGGAGGTGCTGGACTCCACCGACGTGCTCGTCTGGTGGGGGCACAAGGCGCACGGGGCCGTACAGGACGAGGTGGTGGACCGGGTGGTGGACCGGGTGTGGGACGGGATGGGCCTCATCGTGCTGCACTCGGGGCACTTCAGCAAGCCCTTCAAGCGGCTGATGGGCACGAGCTGCGACCTGAAGTGGCGCGAGGCGACCGACAAGGAGCGGCTGTGGGTCGTCAACCCCGCGCACCCCATCGCGCAGGGCGTCGGCGAATACCTGGAACTGCCCGCCGAGGAGATGTACGGCGAGCACTTCGACATTCCCGCGCCCGACGAGCTGATCTTCGTGAGCTGGTTCACCGGGGGCGAGGTCTTCCGGTCGGGCTGCACCTTCACGCGCGGGAGCGGGAAGATCTTCTACTTCCGGCCCGGGCACGAGACCTACCCGACCTACCACCACGAGGGCGTGCTGCGGGTGATCGCCAACGGGGCGCGTTGGGCGGCGCCGACGGCGAGTGCCCCCCGCGCCTTCGGGAACCGTCGGCCCCTCGAAGTGTTGCCCGAACGTGGGCTGCCCGAGCGGGCGGGAGAGGGCGCATGA